Below is a genomic region from Triticum dicoccoides isolate Atlit2015 ecotype Zavitan chromosome 5A, WEW_v2.0, whole genome shotgun sequence.
GATGGATCGACGGAGCATCCATTTTACGGCCCTCCGGGAGGTTTTGTTGAGGGGGCATCTGGCCCGAACTACCGGCAAAGAGGTGGCTACAGAGGTAATCGTAATGGTCACGGTGGCAGGAACCGCTACCGTCAGCCCCCACCGCCCATCACTACTACTATGTCCAAGGTTGCTGAGAAGACAGTGTCCTCTGAGGCGGGTATGGCACAGACGCCTGCATTGTCTGGTCAGGTCTTGGCTGCGGTCTCGGCATTGGCTACGGCGGCTGTGCCCGCGCCTGAGCCGGTGGTGGCGGGTGCTGTCGATGTCGCTGACAAGCCAGGTGGTGAGAGAGCTAGCAAATGGGCTCGTAAGAAAGAGAAAATGCTTTGCTATCGTTGTGGTGAGAAGGGGCACTTCATTGCGGAATGTATGGCAGAACTGTGTGATACTTGTTCCAAACCGGTCCATGCTATGGGAGAGTGCCCACTTTTGCGTGAACCAATGCCGGGTGTGACTATTTATGGTGTCTACTGCAAGGAGTTGATGTTTTTTGAGTCTCCCAGTGCTTTGGAGGTGCCTGATGTGCCCCAGAATGCGACCACGGGGATAGTGAAAGTGACCCACGGCGTATTGACAGATGCACATGTCCTGCACAGGCTGAATGAGCTAGCTCCAGGTAACCACCAGTGGGAACTTATTAGGCTTGAGGATAATACGTACAAGGTTAATTTCCCATCGACTGAGGACTTGGAGAGGCTTCTGAGTTTTGGGTTATGCAGAGTTCCTGGCACTCAGTGCATCCTCGAGTTTCATGAGTGGAAGAGGGTTGAACTGAAGGGTAAACCGCTCACTCAGGTTTGGCTAAGATTCCCGGGGGCACCTTCGAAGCCGCTGAATGATGTTCGAGTGGTGGCTAGTTTGGGGACGCTGATTGGGAAGACCAAGAGGGTGGATATGGCTTTCACTAGAGCTAACAGGGTGGCCAGATTGCTTGTCAGTATCTTAGACATTGAGTATGTGCCGGATGTGGTTAAGTGGGTTCACAGAGGCATGGTTTTTGACCTCGAGATTGAGTTCGAGGACATAGAGCTCTTCGCTGAGGCTTTGGCTGCGAATGATGTTGATATCCTTGACAAGGATGATGGATCGGGCAATAAGGAGGTGCGCGAGGGTGACCGTGGGCGCGAGGCGTCTAACATCCCGGGTTCCGAGGCGCTGGCATCCGGGAGCGAGACTGCCCCATTGACGGTTGCACCCATGAACTCGCTGAGATTTGGGTCCTTCGAGCTTGCCTCCGCTCCTCCTCGATTGTGGGGCGATCGGGTGAAGCGTGATGATGTGCTTAAGCGATCGCTTCCTCCTTTGGATTTTGCTATTACTGACGATCCAGTGGTTGATGAGTCTGCTGCTGCAGTTCCCTCGGTGGAGAGTTCGCCGACATCACCGGCAAAGATTGATCTTGGTGTCCAGGTGTGCCTAGTTGGCGGGGGTGTTCGTGGGCAGGCGGCCTTACGACATACATCTTCGTCTCCTGTGATGGTGGTCGGGTCGTGGGACTGTGGTACGGTCGGACGGGGAGGGGGCGCGGGCAGGAGGCCTCCGCCCCTGCCTCTCCTTCGACGCACTCGGCCATGGTTGCCGGTCAGGGTGGGGGCGCGGGTAGGAggcccccgccccctccctctccgTTGGCGCGTTCGGCGTCGATGGCTGGACCGGGAGGGGGCGCTAGCAGGAGGCCTCCGCCCCTACCTTCCCCTTGGCGCTCTCGTTTGTGGTGGTATCCGTGGTGGCTGCTTCACCTTGGGTGGCGAGCCCGATGGTGAACTCCCCTCACTCCGGCGATGGGTCCAGGATAGGAGGGGGTGCGGGCAGGTGGCCTCCGCACCCTCTTCTCCTTTGGCTCAAGAGATCTCGACGGCTCTCGGGGGCTTCTCGACGGCCCCAGTTCGGCTAAGCTCTGTTACGGATCGGGCAGGAGGCCCCACCCCGAACGGGGCAACGCGCGAGGAGATCATTGCTTTTGGAGGGATCCCGGATCCTGTTTCAGAAGGACAGCGGATGAGCAGTCGCCTTCAGGATCAGCCGGATGTTGATGACATCCAGCTCAGGTGCGCCatgcgggcggccaagcttcgtgacatcGAGGTCACCACGGGGATGTCGGTCAACACGTCAAATTTGATTATATATTTTTCCAATGATGAGATTGTTCACAATGCAAATCAATTAGGGGTTTCACTAGGGAGTAATGGTAGTGAAATCACTAAATCAGTTAATGATATTCTCAATCTCGAAGCGGAGTGCGCTTTGGAAATGATACGTAACATAGCAGATGTTAAACCCATGAATGATTCCGACATAGAAGCATTGGGGGTCAGGGCCCTTGATATTTTTTGTGCAGATCTTGCCCCTTCACTTCCTGAGACAGAGGAGGATGAGGGATTCGGTTCCCCTAGGGCCTCGATCCATGTAGATGTTCCGGAGGTTAAAGCCTCAGAGCCCAGTTGTGAGGACCAGCGGGAGGATCAAAATAAGCCTAAGCAGGAGTGGAAATGGAAGGTTTATCCAGTTTCAGCtgtgcgtaggagtgctaggatccgtacctctaaaaaaattcatgatgaaatatgagaggaattttttggaatagcagaggtcttaaagacttggctaaaagaaggttcctAGAGGAAGCATCTAATGAACACCAGTCGGATTTTATTGCCCTGTCCGAAACTGGAAGGGACAATTTCACCCCCCCCCCCAATTCCTTAGCACTTTATCGGGGGGTGTCGACTTCGACTGGCACTGCCGACCTCCTAGAGGAAGGTCTGGTGGGGTCCTACTCGGGGTTAAGTGTGACTCGTTGGAAGTGCGGAGTGTGGTTATGGGAGATTTTGTGGTAAAGTTTTGGGTCAGATCAAAGgccgatgggtttaattgggcattggtggcggtatatggtgccaCGCAGCCAGAACTCAAACCAGATTTTTTGGCCGATCTTGTCCGTATTTGCGGTAGCGAGCAGCTCCCAATCCTCATTGGGGGCAATTTCAACATTATCTGCAGAAGGGAGgaaaagaataatgataattttgacggcagatggtcgttcatgttcaaTACCATAATCGAAAGCTTGGATcttagagagatagagctttctggtaggaaattcacttgggctaacTCATTACCAAACCCGACTTTTGAGAAGCTGGACCGTGCCCTCGCTAGCATCGAATGGGAACAGAACTTCCCCCTCATAACAGTCCAGGCTTTATCGTGCGCAATCTCGGATCACACCCCATTGCTTGTTGACTCTAGCGATCCCACCCATGTGGGAAATAAAAACACCTTTTCTTTCGAGTTATCGCGGTTTGATAGAGAAGGGTTCCTCGATCCGATAGCTAGAGAATGGGCTAAAGATCAAGGAGGAAGTTCTCCTGTTGaaagatggcagaataagattaggcatctgCGAAGATTCCCTCGTGGATGGGCTAAACATACGCATGGGATTTATAAGGTTGAGAAGGAAAGGCTCCTTCTACTTATTCAATCTCTAGACTTAAAATCCGAGTCCACTATTTTAGATACTAGAGAGCTGGAAACTAAGGTGGAGGCGGAGTTGCGACTGAAAGAACTTCTTCGAGAGGAGGAAATGAAGTGGGCATTACGAGCTATGGTTCGCAAAATCGTCCAAGGGGATgataacactcaattctttcatatgattgcaAATGGCAAGCACCGCGAGAAGAGGATATTTcagctcgagcaggacgaggggatGATTTTAGGACAAGAAAATCTTAAAATTTATATAACCAATTACTATAAGCAACTGTTTGGGCCTCTGGAGGATAACTTTGTATCCTTAGATGAGTCCAGGGTTGAGGATGTCCCTCAACTTGCGTCAGACGAGAATGAGATTTTGACCGCCCCATttacggagaaagaggtgtttgaggccatttcACAAATGAAGAGCAAGAAGGCTCCAGGGCCGGATGGTTTTCCAGCAGAGTTTTATAAAAAATGTTGGAATATTATCAAAGGGGATTTGCTTCCGATGTTCCATGAtctattctctggacagcttcagttgtttcaacttaattttggaacgataactctacttcctaagaaaacagaggtcgttcgtattgagcagttcaggcctatctgtcttcttaatgtaagtttcaaaattttcaccaaggtcgggactaataggctcacgcaAATTACGCACTATGTGGTGCAATCGTCCCAAACCGCTTTCATGccagacagaaacatcctagaaagGGTTATCGTCCTGCATGAAatgctccatgaaatccacacgaaAAAGCTGGACGGAGTTGTTTTCAAAGTGGActttgagaaagcgtacgataaggtcaaatggcccttccttcaataggcattgcgtatgaaaggttttgatcggGCCTGGAGACACCAGGTTGACTCTTTCACGCAAAAAAGGAGTGTTGTGATTAAAattaatgatgacataggtcactatttccaaacacacaaagggctgaggcaaggagatccgatgtcacctattctgttcaacatagtGGTCGATATGTTGACAAttctgataggaagggctaaggacgcGGGTCGGGTAGGTGGCCTCGTCCCGCACTTAGTTGACGGAGGTATATCCATTCTACAGTACGCTGATGacactatcatcttcatggagcacgACCTGGCAAAAGCGCGAAACATGAAGCTCgtgttatgcttattcgaacaattgtccgggttaaagattaacttccacaagagcgaattgttctgcttCGGAAGATCTAATGATGACCAAGATGCGTACAAACAATTGTTCGGGTGTGAATTGGGGGCTTTACCTTTCACGTATttaggtataccaattcaccatcgtaagctgaccaacagagaatggaagtgcattcaGGACCAATTTGAGAAGAAATTGAGCTGCTGGAaaggtaagctcatgtcatacggaggacgaTTAATTCTCATTAATTCAGTCCTCACGAGTATGTCCATGTTTCTTCTCTCCTTTTTCGAGGTACCGGTTGGAGTCCGGAAGAGGCTAGACTTCTATCGATCACGCTTCTTCTGGCAGAGTGGTGAACTTAAGCAAAAGTACagacttgctaaatgggatatcatttgtaggccgaaagaccaagggggtctaggtattgagaatCTGGAAGTGAAGAACAGATGTCTCCTTAGCAAGAGGCTGTTTAAGCTTTCTGTCGAGACGGAGGCCACATGGGCTCAGATCTTGCGTAACAAGTACCTTCACTCTAGAAccttgtcccaggtgacagtgaggccgactgattcgcctttttggaaaggattgatgagagttagaccactatttttcaatagGACAAGATTCATAGTTGGCAACGGTACCGCTACAagtttctgggaggatacatggctaggggagacgCCCCTCGCACTCCAATATCCTTCTTTATATAACATTGTTCGGCGTAGAGACGCTTACGTTGCAACAGTGCTGCAGTCCACTCCGCTCAATATTCAATTTCGGAGGACGCTAGTGGGAAACCGTTGGGAAGCCTGGCTCAATCTTGTGAGAAGGTTGATGGATATTCAGCTGTCTCAACAGCTCGATCAGTTATGCTGGAAACTAACTAAGAATGGAGAGTtctcggttaaatccatgtatttggatgtTATTAACTCTAGTGTGATTCCTAGatcgaaacatgtttggaaagttaaagtacctttgaaaatcaaagtgtttatgtggtttgtgcataaataaGTTAATTTAACTAAGGATAATTTGGCAAAACGCAATTGGACAGGATCTACAAGATGTAGCTTCTGCGACCAACATgaatcaatcaaacacctctttcttgattgtccTCTGGCAAAAATTATGTGGCGGTCGGTTCACATAgcttttaacattactcctccgaattctaTCAACACATTATTTGGGACGTGACTTGATGGGATAGATTCCGATACAACGAGacatattcgtgtaggagtatgtgctttattatgggcagtttggaactgcagaaatgatttggtctttaacagaacatcaaatattcattttttgcaggttatcttcagagcaaCTGCGTTGATCAGTATGtgatcgctactcactccgacgaagGCCAGGAAGCGTTTGGTTACTGAGTCTACCCAATGAGAGATGGTAGCATAGGATATTTTTAACCGGTTTGGATAATGGTCATAtaataggataggcatttagtGTCCCTACCTTTTTGTGCCAGCCTGTTGTGGCTTTTCTACTATTGTTTAGCTCTTCGTGAgcctttttttcttctttgttcGAGACTTATGTTAAACCTTTAGCTTTTTAATAATATTGACCGTATGCATCGttttgatgcagaggctggggcgaacccccttttcgaagaaaaaaaatctaactcCACGACATAACAAGTGTATCTCGTAACAGTTATGACCTGAAAAGCACATTTCTGTAAGTAAGAGTTACCAGTATCATCAATTGTTCTCCAGAAACAGACAAAGAAGGGAAAGAGGAGATTATGTCATACAAGAGCATGCTTTCTGATTAATGATAGAAATACAAAGAACGGCTAGCTACCCTACCAATGATTCATATGCATAGATAGTACATTAGCTATCTGTACAATGCTGAGTTGCAGTTGGTGTATGATTTAATAGGAGGGCCCTAGTTTTCCTCCTCAAATGAAATCCATGGAATCGTCTAGGGACAGACCACTCAGCGACTGGCCACCATTCGATGGGCTCTGATGATGGTTTGGATGGTGACGCTGAGCTTGGTGCCCACCTATGTAAGCCatctgttgctgttgctgctgctgccgctgccgctgatgTTGCTGAGAGAAATAGGATGGAATCTGCTGGAATCCGCCGTTGAATTGACTCCCATTCATGTTTGGAGCTTGCCCTGCAGCTATCTTAAGTCGCTGGACTTCTTCTCGCAGGGCGTCGTTTAGAGCTGCATTTGGTATGGAATGGAGCATTTTATTATGTTCATCCTTGAGCTAGAAAAACACAAATACTGAATTTTGCTTTACTAACTGACCAGCCAACATGTCAACAGATTCAGAGACCAGTAGCAGGCAAACTTCAGAGAATTTAAATAATGGCTACCGGAAGAACTGAAGAAGTTCTAGCGGAAGATCAGAACATACCATCCCGTAGTTTAGCTTGCTCCTCCATGGACTGCAACCGAAGTTTGAGTTCTCTATTCTCAGTAGTTAAACCAGAAGTATCCCTCTGTGTTTCAAGTAATAGCAATAGATTATATACGAGAATAAGCTATATATGAAAAAAGGTTACATCACCGATATTAAAGATCATATCCACACGAAAAAGCAAGAGGATTAAAACTCTACTAGCAATTACCAACGAATATTCTCAGCGGCATACAGAAAGGGGGGTTTGTGCTAGCATGGTCCAAAAAAATTCAACATCCATGCAAAACTGCAAACTCTACATACAGGGAAACTTGTCTAAATTTATTAACACTGACTCAGCAAGCATATACTATAATCATCTTTACTTCCGAGGTAATAGTTAACAGAGGTCTTATCAATAAAGGTAGATGCTTGTGCAAAGCCCCAAAGGCACGTGAATAGTATGTAACCAGAAACATAAGGGTTGTGTTTGGTTTGTACCCAAAGGAACACCGCCAAATGTTTGGTAGTGCTCAAAACTTTGGCCTTTGTTTGATGGTTGCTATTTTTTGGCATGTCCGTGGCCCTTTGTTCAATGGAGAGAATGAGAGCTCTACCATTGAGCTGGATGACTCCTTTGATGATACGCTCAGGTGTTTTGTGCGACGAATCCAGGAGTCTAAGGTCAAGaacgctttaaaaaggatgaaaggaggcaaggcgacgaGCCCtggttgtatccccattgaggtgtggagagGCCTCGGAAACATAGTGATAGCGATAGTGTGGCTAACTAaatttttcaacctcatttttcgggcgaacaagatgccagaagaatggaggcggagtatattagtaccaatcttcaagaacaaggggggtgttcaaagttgtactaattactgtggaatgtcatgtggtgggccttggagaaacacaagtcccaacaaagtacattaccctcatcaaggacatgtacgataatgttgtgacaagtgatgACGAGACTGATGACTTTCCGATTAAAATGAACTGTAccaagggtcagctttgagcccttatctttttgctttggtgatgcatgaggtcacaagggatatacaaggagatatcccatggtgctcTTTGCAGATAATGTGGTGCTAGTAAATGATAGTCGTACGGGGGTTAATAGAAAGTTAGAGCTTTGGAGACAAAATTTGAAATCGAAAGGttataggcttagtagaactaaaactaaGTACATGAGGCGTCGTTCTGGTACTGCTAGGCACAAGGAGAAAGGAGgctagccttgatgggcaggtggtacttcagaaggacacctttcgatatttgggatcaatgttgaagaaggatggtgataTCGATGAAGATGTGACCCATCAAATCAAAGCCGAATGGATAAAGTGGAGCTTCTGgcgttctctgtgacaagagagtgccacaaaagctaaaaggtactccctctgtcccataatgtaagacatttttgcaaaCTATGTTAGCTtaccaaaacgtcttatattatggggcggagggagtaggTTCTATAGGATTGCGATTCTAccagcaatgttgtatggcgctgagtgttggccgagtaAAAGacaacatgttcaacagttaggtgtagcGGAAATgtgcatgttgagatggatgtgtggccacgcaAAAAAGGATCCGATCCGGAatgaggtctctctctctctcagacacaTCGCTAGACCTATTTGTCGTAACTTTTCATGCTTTACTACTTACTCTAATTACCATAATGCTTGTCCATTTCATCGACAAAACTTTGGCTCTTCTCTGTTTAAAATGAACAATGTATACACGCAGCATGGACTAATGTGAAGGGCAATCCAGTTCATATATGTGTTCTGTCCTACTGACTTATATACCTACAGTAAACTGTTCTCAATGTAATATATCACAATTCTAGCAAAATGTAAATGCTGATGATAAAGCTAGTCCATGACAAAAATTTAATACGAAATGTAAATTCTTCGCACTGTCACACAATTCAAAAGCTGAACAGTACTATGTGTGTCATTTCCACACTACTCCCAAAACAAAACACAGTTACATATCAACATAAATTAGTTCGTTTCAAGCCTCAAGCTATCAACAACTTCAGTTGCAGATGACCCAACTAAGCATCTTCAAATTCAATGTAAAGGATTGAATGCAACAACATGCTATAAAGTATATACAGCAAACATACAATCAGCTATCTACTTCAACACAGAACAGAACAAATTATGAGTCAAACTTTGGTTTTCGTATAGGTTACTCTATTAGGGTCATGCTACATGTCAAACATCACAATTGACCAATGAACATAGTGGATTACATAAAAGAAAACTCATCTCACACCCCTTAATAAAATAATCCCATACCTGGAGAAGTGTAAGCTGTGCTGATAGCGTAGTGGCCTCGGTCTGCAGTGTCTGGACCTTCCTCTCTAGCTCACCGGTATACTTGATCTTCCTCTCCTTTGACCTCGCCGCCGACTGCCGGTTTGCCAAAATCCTACACAGACATACAATTATCCTAAATTAGTACAACCCAAACACAACTAGGAGACAAACCCTAAACCTTGCAACTACCATCCAGATATCTGAGATCTCAAAACTGACAAAAATTCGTACAACCCAAACACAACTAGGAGACAAACCCTAGACCTTGCAACTATCA
It encodes:
- the LOC119302375 gene encoding transcription factor VIP1-like, giving the protein MDPRFQLPTPVPSPGGTGVRGHHRRAHSETFLRFPDIDLFLDPDGDFSFSDLDFPSLSDDSPAVSDPTPPPPPPMAASSSQTPAPRPPGGTHNRSLSLDAAFFEGLALQGGGGGGGGGHKRSGSMDGVNSPFEGESALSGGLDYAKKAMPAERIAELALLDPKRAKRILANRQSAARSKERKIKYTGELERKVQTLQTEATTLSAQLTLLQRDTSGLTTENRELKLRLQSMEEQAKLRDALNDALREEVQRLKIAAGQAPNMNGSQFNGGFQQIPSYFSQQHQRQRQQQQQQQMAYIGGHQAQRHHPNHHQSPSNGGQSLSGLSLDDSMDFI